Part of the Desulfobulbaceae bacterium genome, TTAGGCCACCACGACCTGGTAATCGCCTATGACGGCAAAAAAGCTTATAACATCCTGCATAGCGATAAAATCGATCTGGTCATATCAGATTGGAATATGCCGGTTATGTCAGGTTACGATCTGCTGACTCACATCAGGAACGCTCCGGACATAGCAGATACTCCATTTATTATGGTGACGGGTGAGGTGGAAAAGGAAAATATTCTCGCTGCTATAAAGGCTGGTGTCGATCAGTACATTGTTAAGCCTTTCAGCGGCGCCGACTTAA contains:
- a CDS encoding response regulator: MRILIVDDQETMIRIIIGLLNELGHHDLVIAYDGKKAYNILHSDKIDLVISDWNMPVMSGYDLLTHIRNAPDIADTPFIMVTGEVEKENILAAIKAGVDQYIVKPFSGADLKTKIELALKKRGKSVK